TCTCCTGCCCTCTTGGATTTGGTCACTACAATGCAGTTGACATCTGTATCCTTGAGACAGTCGTTATTGTCTTGctaacatttttaattattgcgGGTAACTTAACTGTGATATTTGTTTTCCACTGTGCTCCACTCCTGCATCATTACACCACCAGCTACTTTATTCAGACCATGGCCTATGCTGATCTTTTTGTTGGAGTCAGCTGCTTGGTTCCTACTTTGTCACTGCTCCACTACTCAACAGGTGTCCACGAGTCCTTGACTTGTCAAGTTTTTGGATACATCATCTCTGTGCTCAAAAGCGTATCTATGGCATGTCTTGCTTGCATCAGTGTGGATCGCTATCTCGCCATAACAAAGCCTCTCTCCTATAACCAACTGGTCACACCTTGTCGCTTGAGAATCTGCATCAGTCTGATCTGGATATACTCTTGCCTGATCTTCTTGCCTTCTTTTTTCGGTTGGGGAAAACCTGGTTACCATGGAGATATTTTTGAATGGTGTGCTACCTCCTGGCTAACTAATGCCTACTTTACTGGCTTTATCGTGTGCTTACTATATGCTCCCGCTGCCTTTGTCATATGTTTCACCTATTTCCACATCTTTAAAATTTGCCGGCAGCACACCAAAGAGATCAGTGACCGCAGAGCTCGATTTCCTAACCACgaaggggatgctgctggggaggctgggcacagccccgacCGCCGCTATGCCATGGTTTTGTTCCGGATAACCAGCGTGTTCTACGTGCTCTGGCTCCCTTATATCATATACTTTCTGCTGGAGAGCTCGAGGGTGTTGGAGAACCCGGCACTCTCCTTCCTAACTACGTGGCTTGCTATAAGCAATAGTTTCTGCAACTGTGTGATATATAGCCTCTCCAACAGCGTTTTCAGGCTGGGACTACGGAGACTGTCAGAGACAATATGTTCATCTTGCGTGTGTTCAAAAGACAGGGATGTACAGGACCCTAAGCCAAGGAAACGGGCTAATTCCTGCTCTATTTAAAGAGAACTGGTGCATGTAATCAAATGCTGAGTTTTGATAGTATTTGTGGTATCTGGAAACTTGCCAGAGAGAAATGTTTACTTGAACAGCTTGCCGTGGTGTTAGAGTGAATTCAAAAGGGATCCTGGAAAAGGCAAAGGCAGCTGTAAGAAGGGTCACTGAACTCTTGTGAAATTGTCAGGAGAACAATTCAACAGAGACGATGAAGaaagtcagaaataaaaatcttctaaaGGGCATGAAGTAACTAGCACATCAGAGGAGGTTCCTCGTAAAACTAGTTAGTTACTATCTTATATTTCCCCCTCGTAGACAAGTTGTCTGTGTCAGAGTATACTGTAGCCTTCagaattttaatgtatttaagaGGAAGCAATCAACACCACAGTATGCAGCTATCCGTAAATTATATACTTGAGGACCGTAGTAGATACTGCAGGTAATAATTAGCTCTATCTTTGCTCACATATTGTACAATTTCCAGTTGTACAAGAAATCTGCAGTGCATAAACCCTACCCTGGGCATGATGACGCTTTGGGATAAACTGGCACCTTGTGGTACAACTTACACAGAAGCTCTCCCTCtcatttcccctttctttcccatGCTGTGCATCCCTCTATTCCATTGTATGCACGTGGGTGAGTTTGAGGGCACCTGTGAGGTTACCTGAGTTCCAAATCATTCTTTCTGCAGGAGACAAtggccctgcctggctggctgcCCATGTGCAATGATTTCTCCAGTCGTTCACTCTCTTGACCCACTTCAATCAGCACACAGTGTCAGTCTAGTGTCCTTTAGGGTGTACTGAAGTTTTTCCTTACTGGTTCCACAGGTGCTCCTAATGCAGATATGATAATGGCACACAGCAGTGTGCAGCACTgcttagaaaattaaaaataactgacctttttctttgggaaatcTAAAGAGCTTACTGTTGTAGCTGTCAGTCTGTTGTGTGAACCTCACTTGCacatactgtattttttttttttaagagaaaacatAAATTGTGGTCTGTGCCTAATGTTTTCATAGCACATGGAGTAGGTCAATGCTACAGGATCAAAAGATTTACACTTGCTTTAAGAGAAATACTTCTGTGCAGCTCTTTGTTAGACAAGTGTTCTCAGAGGAGGTAAACAAGACAGTTTGGTGTTAAATACAGGCCGAGAGCTTCACTATGTCCTTTTGTACTGAACTGACTTTCAGGTCCACTGATGAAATCTTTTTGATTTTGCAAGGGCACACACACATAAGGTTTGTGTAATAAATTGCCAGGGGTTCAGATG
This sequence is a window from Motacilla alba alba isolate MOTALB_02 chromosome 8, Motacilla_alba_V1.0_pri, whole genome shotgun sequence. Protein-coding genes within it:
- the GPR52 gene encoding G-protein coupled receptor 52, which codes for MNQSRWIEWRTLNMSSSVMNISEHLSCPLGFGHYNAVDICILETVVIVLLTFLIIAGNLTVIFVFHCAPLLHHYTTSYFIQTMAYADLFVGVSCLVPTLSLLHYSTGVHESLTCQVFGYIISVLKSVSMACLACISVDRYLAITKPLSYNQLVTPCRLRICISLIWIYSCLIFLPSFFGWGKPGYHGDIFEWCATSWLTNAYFTGFIVCLLYAPAAFVICFTYFHIFKICRQHTKEISDRRARFPNHEGDAAGEAGHSPDRRYAMVLFRITSVFYVLWLPYIIYFLLESSRVLENPALSFLTTWLAISNSFCNCVIYSLSNSVFRLGLRRLSETICSSCVCSKDRDVQDPKPRKRANSCSI